TATCACCGAAGATGAATTTCGAACAATGGTAGGAGCGGAATAAATGTTTAAGAAAATTTTGATCGCAAATCGAGGAGAAATTGCCTTAAGAGTCATGCGCACCTGCCGGGAAATGGGGATTGAGGTGGTCGCTGTCTTTTCTGAAGCGGATCGTACCGCCCCCCACGTGCTTTTTGCTGATGAAGCCTATCACATTGGCCCTTCTCCCTCCACCGAAAGTTATCTCAATTATAAAAAAATACTTGAAGTGGCCAGAGATTCCGGTGCAGAAGCCATTCATCCAGGTTATGGCTTTTTATCTGAGAATACAGATTTTGCCAGGGAAGTTTCAGAAGCGGGTATCGTTTTTATCGGACCCCCGGCTTCTGCCATAAAGATCATGGGTGATAAAACCATGGCGCGGCAAACCATGCTTAAAACGCAGGTGCCAGTCGTGCCAGGTACAGAAGAGCCAATTGCTGACATCGGCAAGGCCCTGAATATTGCCAAAGAGATCGGTTTCCCCGTGCTTATCAAAGCTGCCGGTGGTGGTGGTGGAAAAGGCATGCGAATCGTCAATGCTGCTTCTGAATTCGAAGGGGCTGTGGGTAAGGCTGAGCGAGAATCACAATCCGCCTTTGGTGATGGTCGGGTGTATGTGGAAAAGTATCTGGAAGAACCCCACCATATTGAATTTCAAATTCTGGCTGATACCCATGGAAATACAATCCATTTGAACGAACGTGAATGTTCCATTCAGAGACGCTACCAGAAGGTGATTGAAGAATCTCCAAGTCCCTTCATCGATGATAATCTCCGATCAAAGATGGGTCAGGCTGCAGTTGAAACTGCTGAGAGCTGTAAATATGTCGGTGCTGGCACGGTGGAGTTTCTGGTAGACAAACATAGAAATTTTTATTTCTTAGAAATGAACACACGTCTTCAGGTGGAACATCCTGTGACTGAAATGGTGACTGGAATTGATTTGGTCGCTGAGCAAATCCGCATTGCGGCTGGACTGCCATTATCTGTGAAACAGACTGACATCAGCACGACAGGTCATGCAATTGAATGTCGCATTTATGCTGAAGATGCTTCTAATGACTTTGCCCCTTCCACAGGAGAAATTGTTATGCTTCAAATACCTGATGGTGCAGGGACAAGGTTTGATGGGGCGATCAGACAGGGTCTGGAGATTACGCCATACTATGACCCCATGCTTGGGAAACTGATTTGCTGGGCCAAGGATAGAGATTCAGCACTTAACCGCAGTGAACGAGCGCTCCGAGAATTTTATATCGGTGGTATTGAAACAACCATTCAGTTTTGCCGCTCAGTAGTGAGACATCCAGTATTCCGAAAAGGGACGTATGATACTCACTTCTATACCAAATTCAGAGAAGAATTACATGCAGACCTGGCTGCTTCAACTGACGAAGTACTATTGGTTGCAGGTGGTTCGCTTTTTCATCATCAAAATCAAATCAAGCATAGTTCAAACGCATCAGCTTCAACAACGAAAGCTCGGTCAAACTGGGTCAGTGCGCAGCTGGGGAGAAATGATTGATGAAGTTCGAAATCAATGCTGGTCAGAGATCCTTAGAAGCCAATTTTAGTATAGAATCCAACGAATTAATCATCATGACGGGTGAAAGAGAATTGCGTTTTGAGGCGATACAGGTTCAGCCGGGAGTTTATAGTGTCCTGATGAACAATCGATCATTTGTAGTTGGGGTTTGCCCCAGAGAAGTTAATCGAGTGAATGTAAATGGAACCCCTATCCATCTGGAACTCCTTGATGCAGTACATCTGCACCTTAGAGAATTAGGCTGGGATTCACTTCAAGATGTCAAAACGGGCTTGATAAGCGCACAAATTCCTGGTCTGGTGACCAAGATCTTCCATACTGTTGGGGATCAGGTTAAAGCGGGTGATCCTCTTTTCCTGATTGAAGCCATGAAGATGGAAAATGAGATAAAATCTCCTGTAGGGGGTGTGGTAAAAAGAATTGGTGTTGCTGAAGGGCAAACCGTTGAAAAGGGAACAAACATTATCGAGATTGTGTAAGCCATTCTGATGATAATTAAAATATTGGATACCAAATGTTAGGAAGAATGTTCGGAGCTGGACTTGGGTGGGCTTTTGCAGGACCCATCGGAGGATTAATTGGATGGTGGTTAGGTGGTCAGGTCGAATCTAATCCCAATATGGGACAA
This is a stretch of genomic DNA from Candidatus Neomarinimicrobiota bacterium. It encodes these proteins:
- the accC gene encoding acetyl-CoA carboxylase biotin carboxylase subunit — protein: MFKKILIANRGEIALRVMRTCREMGIEVVAVFSEADRTAPHVLFADEAYHIGPSPSTESYLNYKKILEVARDSGAEAIHPGYGFLSENTDFAREVSEAGIVFIGPPASAIKIMGDKTMARQTMLKTQVPVVPGTEEPIADIGKALNIAKEIGFPVLIKAAGGGGGKGMRIVNAASEFEGAVGKAERESQSAFGDGRVYVEKYLEEPHHIEFQILADTHGNTIHLNERECSIQRRYQKVIEESPSPFIDDNLRSKMGQAAVETAESCKYVGAGTVEFLVDKHRNFYFLEMNTRLQVEHPVTEMVTGIDLVAEQIRIAAGLPLSVKQTDISTTGHAIECRIYAEDASNDFAPSTGEIVMLQIPDGAGTRFDGAIRQGLEITPYYDPMLGKLICWAKDRDSALNRSERALREFYIGGIETTIQFCRSVVRHPVFRKGTYDTHFYTKFREELHADLAASTDEVLLVAGGSLFHHQNQIKHSSNASASTTKARSNWVSAQLGRND
- a CDS encoding acetyl-CoA carboxylase biotin carboxyl carrier protein subunit; the encoded protein is MMKFEINAGQRSLEANFSIESNELIIMTGERELRFEAIQVQPGVYSVLMNNRSFVVGVCPREVNRVNVNGTPIHLELLDAVHLHLRELGWDSLQDVKTGLISAQIPGLVTKIFHTVGDQVKAGDPLFLIEAMKMENEIKSPVGGVVKRIGVAEGQTVEKGTNIIEIV